One Setaria viridis chromosome 5, Setaria_viridis_v4.0, whole genome shotgun sequence genomic region harbors:
- the LOC117857694 gene encoding glucan endo-1,3-beta-glucosidase 13 isoform X2: protein MAGRLVLALPVLLFLLLVGHCRGGKIGICYGRNADDLPGPDKVAQLIQQQSIKYVRIYDTNIDVIKAFANTGVELMVGVPNSDLLAFAQYQSNVDTWLKNSILPYYPATMITYITVGAEVTESPVNVSGLVVPAMRNVHTALKKAGLHKKITISSTHSLGILSRSFPPSAGAFNSSYAHFLKPLLEFLVENQAPFMVDLYPYYAYQNSPSNVSLNYALFSPQSQDVIDPNTGLVYSNMFDAQVDSIFFALMALNFKTLKIMVTESGWPNKGAAKETGATPDNAQTYNTNLIRHVVNDSGTPAKPGEEIDVYIFSLFNENRKPGIESERNWGLFFPDQSSIYSLDWTGRGNVDVMTGANITSANGTWCIASANASETDLQNALNWACGPGNVDCSAIQPSQPCYQPDTLASHASYAFNSYYQQNGANVVACDFGGAGIRTTKDPSYDTCVYLAAGKMSTMNSTSLPARSGSSPNPSAKCVTSLLFMLAVAVAAVML from the exons ATGGCGGGGCGGCTTGTGCTGGCGCTCCCTGTGCTCCTCTTCTTGCTGCTTGTTG GGCATTGTCGGGGCGGCAAGATTGGCATCTGCTACGGCCGCAACGCCGACGACCTGCCGGGGCCGGATAAGGTGGCGCAGCTCATCCAGCAGCAGTCCATCAAGTACGTGCGCATCTACGACACCAACATCGACGTCATCAAGGCCTTCGCCAACACCGGCGTCGAGCTCATGGTCGGCGTCCCCAACTCCGACCTCCTCGCCTTCGCGCAGTACCAGTCCAACGTCGACACCTGGCTCAAGAACAGCATCCTCCCCTACTACCCGGCCACCATGATCACCTACATCACCGTCGGCGCCGAGGTCACCGAGAGCCCCGTCAACGTCTCCGGGCTCGTCGTGCCCGCAATGCGAAATGTGCACACCGCACTCAAGAAGGCCGGCCTGCACAAGAAGATCACCATCTCCAGCACGCACTCTCTCGGGATACTGTCCCGGTCCTTCCCGCCGTCAGCAGGGGCGTTCAACAGCAGCTATGCCCACTTCTTGAAGCCTTTGCTGGAGTTCCTTGTGGAGAACCAGGCACCATTTATGGTGGATCTATACCCCTACTATGCGTACCAGAACTCGCCCAGCAATGTGTCCCTCAACTATGCTCTGTTCTCGCCGCAGTCTCAGGATGTGATTGACCCAAACACTGGACTGGTTTACTCTAACATGTTCGATGCCCAGGTTGATTCCATCTTCTTTGCGCTCATGGCTCTGAACTTCAAGACTCTGAAGATCATGGTCACTGAGTCAGGCTGGCCAAACAAAGGGGCAGCCAAGGAGACAGGAGCCACTCCAGACAATGCTCAGACTTACAATACCAATTTGATACGTCATGTTGTTAATGACAGCGGCACACCGGCAAaaccaggagaagaaattgATGTCTACATATTCTCATTGTTCAATGAGAACCGGAAACCTGGCATTGAGTCGGAGAGGAACTGGGGACTGTTTTTCCCTGATCAGAGCTCCATCTACAGCCTTGATTGGACTGGCCGAGGCAATGTGGATGTTATGACTGGAGCAAACATTACAAGTGCAAATGGGACCTGGTGTATTGCTTCAGCTAATGCATCAGAAACAGATCTGCAGAATGCTCTCAACTGGGCATGTGGTCCAGGAAACGTCGATTGCTCTGCTATTCAGCCAAGCCAACCCTGCTATCAGCCGGACACTTTGGCTTCCCATGCTTCATATGCATTCAATAGCTATTACCAGCAAAACGGAGCCAACGTTGTGGCTTGTGACTTTGGTGGTGCCGGAATACGAACAACAAAAGATCCAA GTTATGACACCTGTGTCTATTTGGCTGCcgg TAAGATGAGCACGATGAATTCAACATCTCTTCCAGCTCGTAGCGGCTCCAGTCCAAACCCATCGGCCAAATGCGTCACCTCCTTGCTCTTCATGCTGGCTGTTGCGGTTGCTGCAGTTATGCTGTGA
- the LOC117857694 gene encoding glucan endo-1,3-beta-glucosidase 13 isoform X1, whose amino-acid sequence MAGRLVLALPVLLFLLLVGHCRGGKIGICYGRNADDLPGPDKVAQLIQQQSIKYVRIYDTNIDVIKAFANTGVELMVGVPNSDLLAFAQYQSNVDTWLKNSILPYYPATMITYITVGAEVTESPVNVSGLVVPAMRNVHTALKKAGLHKKITISSTHSLGILSRSFPPSAGAFNSSYAHFLKPLLEFLVENQAPFMVDLYPYYAYQNSPSNVSLNYALFSPQSQDVIDPNTGLVYSNMFDAQVDSIFFALMALNFKTLKIMVTESGWPNKGAAKETGATPDNAQTYNTNLIRHVVNDSGTPAKPGEEIDVYIFSLFNENRKPGIESERNWGLFFPDQSSIYSLDWTGRGNVDVMTGANITSANGTWCIASANASETDLQNALNWACGPGNVDCSAIQPSQPCYQPDTLASHASYAFNSYYQQNGANVVACDFGGAGIRTTKDPSYDTCVYLAAGSKMSTMNSTSLPARSGSSPNPSAKCVTSLLFMLAVAVAAVML is encoded by the exons ATGGCGGGGCGGCTTGTGCTGGCGCTCCCTGTGCTCCTCTTCTTGCTGCTTGTTG GGCATTGTCGGGGCGGCAAGATTGGCATCTGCTACGGCCGCAACGCCGACGACCTGCCGGGGCCGGATAAGGTGGCGCAGCTCATCCAGCAGCAGTCCATCAAGTACGTGCGCATCTACGACACCAACATCGACGTCATCAAGGCCTTCGCCAACACCGGCGTCGAGCTCATGGTCGGCGTCCCCAACTCCGACCTCCTCGCCTTCGCGCAGTACCAGTCCAACGTCGACACCTGGCTCAAGAACAGCATCCTCCCCTACTACCCGGCCACCATGATCACCTACATCACCGTCGGCGCCGAGGTCACCGAGAGCCCCGTCAACGTCTCCGGGCTCGTCGTGCCCGCAATGCGAAATGTGCACACCGCACTCAAGAAGGCCGGCCTGCACAAGAAGATCACCATCTCCAGCACGCACTCTCTCGGGATACTGTCCCGGTCCTTCCCGCCGTCAGCAGGGGCGTTCAACAGCAGCTATGCCCACTTCTTGAAGCCTTTGCTGGAGTTCCTTGTGGAGAACCAGGCACCATTTATGGTGGATCTATACCCCTACTATGCGTACCAGAACTCGCCCAGCAATGTGTCCCTCAACTATGCTCTGTTCTCGCCGCAGTCTCAGGATGTGATTGACCCAAACACTGGACTGGTTTACTCTAACATGTTCGATGCCCAGGTTGATTCCATCTTCTTTGCGCTCATGGCTCTGAACTTCAAGACTCTGAAGATCATGGTCACTGAGTCAGGCTGGCCAAACAAAGGGGCAGCCAAGGAGACAGGAGCCACTCCAGACAATGCTCAGACTTACAATACCAATTTGATACGTCATGTTGTTAATGACAGCGGCACACCGGCAAaaccaggagaagaaattgATGTCTACATATTCTCATTGTTCAATGAGAACCGGAAACCTGGCATTGAGTCGGAGAGGAACTGGGGACTGTTTTTCCCTGATCAGAGCTCCATCTACAGCCTTGATTGGACTGGCCGAGGCAATGTGGATGTTATGACTGGAGCAAACATTACAAGTGCAAATGGGACCTGGTGTATTGCTTCAGCTAATGCATCAGAAACAGATCTGCAGAATGCTCTCAACTGGGCATGTGGTCCAGGAAACGTCGATTGCTCTGCTATTCAGCCAAGCCAACCCTGCTATCAGCCGGACACTTTGGCTTCCCATGCTTCATATGCATTCAATAGCTATTACCAGCAAAACGGAGCCAACGTTGTGGCTTGTGACTTTGGTGGTGCCGGAATACGAACAACAAAAGATCCAA GTTATGACACCTGTGTCTATTTGGCTGCcgg CAGTAAGATGAGCACGATGAATTCAACATCTCTTCCAGCTCGTAGCGGCTCCAGTCCAAACCCATCGGCCAAATGCGTCACCTCCTTGCTCTTCATGCTGGCTGTTGCGGTTGCTGCAGTTATGCTGTGA
- the LOC117857695 gene encoding profilin-A, giving the protein MSWQTYVDEHLMCEIEGHHLTSAAIIGHDGTVWAQSAAFPSFKPEEMANIMKDFDEPGFLAPTGLFLGPTKYMVIQGEPGAVIRGKKGSGGVTVKKTGQALVIGIYDEPMTPGQCNMVVERLGDYLVEQGL; this is encoded by the exons ATGTCGTGGCAGACGTACGTCGACGAGCACCTCATGTGCGAGATCGAGGGCCACCACCTCACCTCCGCCGCCATCATCGGCCACGACGGCACCGTCTGGGCCCAGAGCGCCGCGTTCCCGTCG TTCAAGCCAGAGGAGATGGCCAACATCATGAAGGACTTCGACGAGCCCGGGTTCCTGGCCCCGACCGGCCTCTTCCTCGGCCCCACCAAGTACATGGTCATCCAAGGCGAGCCCGGCGCCGTCATCCGCGGCAAGAAG GGATCTGGAGGCGTGACCGTGAAGAAGACCGGGCAGGCCCTCGTGATCGGCATCTACGACGAGCCCATGACCCCCGGGCAGTGCAACATGGTGGTCGAGAGGCTCGGCGACTACCTCGTAGAGCAAGGCCTGTAA